A region from the Panicum virgatum strain AP13 unplaced genomic scaffold, P.virgatum_v5 scaffold_4547, whole genome shotgun sequence genome encodes:
- the LOC120694288 gene encoding disease resistance protein Pik-2-like, which translates to MAEADLIIDKCGRLPKLIVALAEYLAEVPNVIREARRLNANFMYALKTTRKGLDSFRDVFTWMYSRFQACHQLLRKCIFYLSLFTQSSIIRQNRLVRRWIAEGYSEGTDSNSMVEYTEKLIHELITIGMMETHTKAGDMRMTSCQINSLFLDYFISREMEENIFLPLEVSVLVQDSTMNTQRAGQHLAIGSSWKRDKFVFESLDFSRLRSLTVSREWKPFFISDRMRVLRVLDLEDTSITDDDVEEIVKKLPRLKFLSLRRCTKVSCLPDLLGNLRQLQSLDIKHTSVTKLPKSIIKLQKLQYINAGTKVAALTDDEPSTPRRIIRHGHVVACDGVMVPGGIGALVAMHTLGVINVNTRGGWATLKELKNLTQLHKLGVSGISRSNFKGLFSAIVGHNHLESLSLQLHMDKDLDWLAKLTPPGNLQRLKIHVHVEKYAHWSCLQALGQVRRLQTLSFRFKTEQDVELQFSDMMDSGTWYAPNQFCELKVLEIACSSNLHVKFAENEMTELELLKVHCLEGSSLKFSGIERPAKLKYVWLKGSFDDTVKAELRQKVKQHQNKHLDLKLE; encoded by the coding sequence ATGGCTGAAGCAGATCTTATCATAGACAAGTGTGGCAGACTTCCCAAACTAATAGTTGCTTTAGCTGAGTACTTGGCCGAAGTACCAAACGTCATACGGGAGGCCCGGCGTCTGAATGCCAACTTTATGTATGCACTGAAGACGACCAGGAAGGGACTTGATAGCTTCCGGGACGTATTCACCTGGATGTATTCAAGATTTCAGGCTTGTCATCAACTACTCAGGAAATGCATCTTCTATCTGTCACTATTTACTCAAAGCAGTATCATTCGTCAGAATCGTTTGGTGAGGCGGTGGATTGCAGAGGGCTACTCTGAGGGCACTGACAGCAACAGCATGGTGGAATATACAGAGAAGCTCATCCACGAGCTTATCACCATTGGCATGATGGAGACACATACCAAGGCCGGTGACATGAGAATGACTTCTTGTCAGATCAACTCATTGTTCCTGGACTACTTCATCTCAAGGGAGATGGAAGAGAACATTTTCCTTCCACTAGAGGTCTCCGTACTGGTGCAGGACAGCACGATGAACACACAACGTGCAGGACAACACCTGGCAATAGGGAGCAGCTGGAAGAGGGACAAGTTTGTGTTTGAAAGCTTGGACTTCTCACGGCTGCGGTCTTTGACTGTATCCAGAGAGTGGAAGCCATTCTTCATATCTGACAGGATGAGAGTGCTTCGAGTTCTCGATCTGGAGGACACAAGTATAACAGATGATGATGTCGAAGAAATAGTGAAGAAGCTGCCTCGCCTCAAGTTCCTCTCCCTGAGAAGATGCACAAAGGTTTCTTGCCTGCCAGATCTGTTAGGTAACCTGAGGCAGCTCCAATCTCTGGACATAAAGCACACCTCTGTGACTAAGCTTCCTAAGAGCATCATCAAGCTGCAGAAACTTCAGTATATTAATGCCGGCACGAAGGTAGCGGCGTTGACTGACGACGAGCCCTCAACACCACGGAGGATTATTAGGCATGGACATGTTGTTGCTTGTGATGGCGTCATGGTGCCTGGAGGAATTGGGGCACTGGTCGCCATGCACACACTGGGTGTTATCAACGTCAACACAAGAGGTGGTTGGGCCACCCTGAAGGAGCTCAAGAATCTGACCCAACTCCATAAGCTAGGAGTATCTGGCATCAGTAGGAGTAACTTCAAGGGGTTGTTTTCTGCTATAGTGGGCCATAACCATTTGGAATCCCTATCGCTGCAGCTCCACATGGACAAGGATTTGGACTGGTTGGCTAAACTCACCCCTCCAGGGAACCTACAACGTCTCAAAATACACGTACATGTAGAAAAATACGCACACTGGAGCTGCCTACAGGCCCTTGGGCAGGTGAGAAGGCTGCAGACCCTTAGCTTTCGTTTCAAAACGGAACAAGATGTTGAGCTCCAGTTCAGTGACATGATGGACAGTGGCACCTGGTATGCACCCAACCAATTCTGTGAACTCAAGGTCCTCGAGATAGCTTGCAGCTCCAACCTACATGTCAAGTTCGCAGAAAATGAGATGACTGAACTTGAGCTGCTCAAGGTTCACTGCTTGGAAGGGTCGTCGCTCAAGTTTTCTGGGATAGAGCGTCCAGCTAAACTCAAGTATGTGTGGCTCAAGGGTTCTTTTGACGACACAGTCAAGGCAGAATTGCGGCAGAAAGTTAAGCAGCATCAGAACAAACATCTTGATTTGAAACTGGAGTAA